One window from the genome of Pseudomonas fluorescens encodes:
- the recB gene encoding exodeoxyribonuclease V subunit beta gives MSRQTPLALAFPLRGSQLIEASAGTGKTFTISALYLRLVLGHGGSVSGFGRELLPPQILVVTFTDAATKELRERIRTRLAEAARFFRDEIPAPDSLIAALRDEFSAEQWPGCANRLDIAAQWMDEAAVSTIHSWCQRMLREHAFDSGSLFTQTLETDHSELLGEVLRDYWRLFCYSMQGEALNWVRTHWGGPAALLPRVRGLFSSERDDGDGLEPAELIAASLQERSAALLDLKAPWRQWAVELLEICQQGVASKSVDGRKMQARYFEPWFQKITAWVDDESLELLDIGTGFTRLTPEGMAEAWKGEVPSHPGLDAMAGLKASLDALPTPDAAVLQHAAQWVGARFEAEKRRRAEMGFDDMLLRLDAALQADGGERLASLIREQFPVALIDEFQDTDPVQYRIFESIYRIEDNDTETGLFLIGDPKQAIYAFRGADIYTYLRARQATAGRLHTLGTNFRSSHAMVGAVNHVFQKAESRPKGRGAFLFREPSGENPVPFLSVESQGRKESLQVAGQAVAALNIWHLPSEQPLSGAMYRQAMAAACASEITALLNGGQSGRDGFTVDGETLRGLRPADIAILVRDGKEAQAVRGELSARDVRSVYLSDKDSVFASQEARDLLTWLKACAEPDVERPLRAALASITLNLPLTELERLNQDELAWEARVMQFRGYRSVWRSQGVLPMLRRLLHDFELPQALMARSDGERVLTNLLHLCELLQQAAGELDGEQALIRHLSEHLALSGQAGEEQILRLESDEQLVKVVTIHKSKGLEYPLVFLPFICSTKPVDGSRLPLHYHDEANKAQISLKPTAELIAKADDERLAEDLRLLYVALTRAQHACWLGVADLKRGNNNSSILHVSALGYLLGGGVPLAESVELRRWLEDLQQGSVAVSCQPVPEATDERYRPPRNDAVLLEPLVPLRKASENWWIASYSALRIGESLSEGSDTAPENPQAQKLFDDERLDPDAPRETIALGGDIHRFPRGPGPGTFLHGLLEWAAGEGFSSAPTDIEDAIARRCNRRGWKGWIITLSDWLQHLIKMPMPVGNDQAPVVLEQLTRFQVEMEFWFASHKVDVQKLDQLVCRFTHGGVARVAAEPVLLNGMFKGFIDLTFEHDGRYYVADYKSNWLGVDDMAYTVQAMEQSILDHRYDLQYVLYLLALHRQLKARLPDYDYDRHVGGALYLFLRGTRSTSQGVYFTKPPRALIEQLDRLFQGAPEPKAEPAWVQGELL, from the coding sequence ATGAGTCGGCAGACACCTTTGGCCCTGGCTTTTCCGCTACGAGGCAGCCAACTGATCGAGGCCAGCGCCGGTACCGGCAAGACCTTCACCATTTCGGCGCTGTACCTGCGTCTGGTGCTGGGGCATGGCGGTTCGGTGTCCGGTTTTGGCCGCGAACTGCTTCCGCCGCAAATCCTGGTGGTGACCTTTACGGACGCTGCCACCAAGGAGTTACGTGAACGAATTCGTACCCGTCTGGCCGAAGCCGCACGCTTCTTTCGCGACGAGATTCCAGCCCCGGATTCACTGATCGCTGCATTGCGCGATGAATTCAGTGCCGAGCAATGGCCTGGCTGCGCGAACCGGCTGGACATCGCCGCCCAGTGGATGGACGAAGCGGCCGTCTCGACCATCCATAGCTGGTGCCAGCGCATGTTGCGTGAGCATGCCTTCGACAGCGGCAGCCTGTTTACCCAGACCCTGGAAACTGACCACAGCGAATTGCTGGGCGAGGTCTTGCGCGATTACTGGCGGCTGTTCTGCTATTCGATGCAAGGCGAGGCGCTGAATTGGGTGCGTACCCATTGGGGAGGGCCGGCTGCGCTGTTGCCACGGGTGAGGGGGTTGTTTTCCAGCGAGCGTGACGACGGTGACGGGCTTGAGCCTGCCGAACTCATCGCGGCCTCCCTGCAGGAGCGCAGTGCTGCCTTGCTCGATCTCAAGGCGCCATGGCGACAGTGGGCCGTGGAACTGCTGGAGATCTGCCAGCAAGGCGTCGCCAGCAAGTCCGTCGATGGGCGCAAGATGCAGGCGCGTTACTTCGAACCGTGGTTTCAGAAAATCACCGCCTGGGTCGATGACGAAAGTCTTGAGTTGTTGGACATCGGCACCGGGTTCACGCGCCTGACCCCCGAAGGCATGGCCGAAGCCTGGAAAGGTGAAGTGCCCAGCCATCCCGGGCTGGACGCCATGGCCGGTCTCAAGGCCAGCCTGGATGCGTTGCCCACGCCAGATGCCGCCGTGTTGCAGCATGCCGCGCAATGGGTCGGGGCGCGTTTCGAAGCCGAGAAACGTCGCCGCGCCGAAATGGGCTTCGACGACATGCTGCTGCGTCTCGACGCGGCGCTGCAGGCCGACGGTGGCGAGCGTCTGGCGAGCCTGATCCGCGAGCAGTTTCCGGTGGCGCTGATCGATGAGTTCCAGGACACCGACCCGGTTCAATACCGGATCTTCGAAAGCATCTACCGCATCGAAGACAACGACACTGAGACCGGACTTTTCCTGATCGGCGATCCTAAGCAGGCGATCTACGCTTTTCGCGGTGCCGACATCTACACCTACCTGCGTGCTCGCCAGGCCACCGCCGGCCGGTTGCATACGCTGGGCACGAATTTCCGTTCCAGCCATGCCATGGTGGGTGCGGTAAACCATGTCTTCCAGAAGGCCGAGTCCCGTCCGAAGGGCCGCGGTGCCTTTCTGTTCCGTGAACCTTCGGGTGAGAACCCGGTGCCGTTCCTGTCCGTTGAGTCCCAGGGGCGCAAGGAGTCCTTGCAGGTGGCAGGGCAGGCCGTTGCGGCGCTGAATATCTGGCACCTGCCGTCGGAGCAGCCGCTTTCCGGTGCGATGTACCGGCAAGCCATGGCGGCCGCCTGCGCCAGTGAGATCACGGCATTGCTCAACGGTGGCCAGTCGGGACGCGACGGTTTCACGGTCGATGGCGAAACGCTGCGCGGGTTGCGCCCGGCGGATATCGCCATCCTGGTGCGCGACGGTAAAGAAGCGCAGGCCGTGCGAGGCGAGTTGTCCGCGCGGGACGTGCGCAGTGTCTATCTGTCCGATAAGGATTCGGTCTTCGCATCGCAAGAGGCGCGGGATTTGCTGACCTGGCTCAAGGCCTGCGCCGAGCCGGATGTGGAGCGACCGCTACGGGCAGCGCTGGCCAGCATCACGTTGAACCTGCCGCTGACGGAGCTGGAGCGCCTCAATCAGGATGAGCTGGCTTGGGAAGCCCGGGTCATGCAGTTTCGTGGTTATCGTTCGGTCTGGCGCAGCCAGGGCGTGCTGCCGATGTTGCGCCGCCTGCTGCATGATTTCGAACTGCCCCAGGCCTTGATGGCACGTAGCGATGGCGAGCGGGTGCTGACCAACTTGCTGCACCTTTGCGAACTGTTGCAGCAGGCCGCCGGTGAACTGGATGGCGAACAAGCCTTGATCCGGCATTTGTCCGAGCACCTGGCTTTGTCCGGACAGGCGGGGGAAGAGCAGATCCTGCGCCTGGAAAGCGATGAGCAGTTGGTCAAGGTGGTCACGATCCACAAGTCCAAGGGGCTTGAATATCCGTTGGTTTTCTTGCCCTTCATCTGTTCGACGAAACCGGTGGATGGCAGTCGATTGCCGTTGCATTACCACGATGAGGCCAACAAGGCGCAGATCAGCCTCAAGCCCACCGCCGAACTGATCGCCAAGGCCGATGACGAGCGTCTGGCCGAGGACCTGCGGCTGCTCTACGTGGCACTGACCCGTGCACAACATGCCTGCTGGCTGGGTGTGGCGGACCTCAAGCGGGGCAACAACAACAGCTCGATCCTGCATGTGTCCGCGCTGGGTTATCTGTTGGGCGGCGGCGTGCCGTTGGCCGAGTCGGTGGAGCTGAGGCGTTGGCTGGAAGACCTGCAACAAGGCAGTGTCGCGGTGAGTTGCCAGCCAGTGCCCGAAGCCACCGACGAGCGCTACCGGCCGCCGCGCAATGACGCTGTGTTGCTCGAACCCTTGGTGCCCTTGCGAAAAGCCAGCGAAAATTGGTGGATCGCGTCTTACAGCGCCTTGCGCATCGGCGAAAGCCTGAGCGAAGGCAGCGATACCGCGCCAGAGAATCCGCAAGCCCAGAAGTTGTTCGACGATGAGCGACTGGACCCGGACGCTCCCAGGGAGACCATCGCCCTCGGTGGCGATATCCACCGTTTTCCCCGTGGCCCAGGTCCCGGCACTTTCCTTCATGGCCTCTTGGAGTGGGCCGCCGGGGAAGGTTTTTCATCTGCGCCGACGGATATCGAGGATGCCATTGCCCGACGCTGCAATCGCCGAGGCTGGAAAGGTTGGATCATCACATTGAGCGACTGGCTGCAGCACCTGATCAAAATGCCCATGCCCGTCGGCAACGACCAGGCGCCGGTGGTGCTCGAACAACTGACCCGGTTCCAGGTCGAGATGGAGTTCTGGTTCGCCAGCCACAAGGTCGATGTGCAAAAGCTTGATCAACTGGTTTGCCGGTTCACCCATGGTGGTGTGGCCCGTGTCGCGGCGGAACCGGTGCTGCTCAACGGCATGTTCAAGGGCTTCATCGATTTGACGTTCGAGCACGACGGTCGGTATTACGTGGCCGATTACAAATCCAACTGGCTGGGTGTCGATGACATGGCCTACACCGTACAGGCCATGGAACAGTCGATCCTGGACCATCGCTACGACCTGCAATACGTGCTGTACCTGTTGGCCCTGCATCGCCAGCTCAAGGCGCGGCTCCCCGATTACGACTACGACCGGCATGTCGGCGGCGCGCTCTACCTGTTCCTTCGCGGCACCCGCTCGACCAGCCAGGGCGTGTATTTCACCAAGCCGCCACGGGCCTTGATCGAACAACTGGATCGGCTGTTCCAGGGCGCGCCCGAACCCAAGGCCGAGCCGGCGTGGGTACAGGGAGAACTGCTATGA
- the recC gene encoding exodeoxyribonuclease V subunit gamma has translation MPDATSLSPAFMVVHGNRLDELRSLVISLMRRYPLAPLENEIALVQSNGIAQWLKLALAEDPEDDDSGGCGIAAAIDVQLPGSFMWQLYRTVLGRDEIPAKSLLDKAPLTWRLMRLLPQLIEQPHFEPLRRFLTHDTDLRKRYQLSERLADLFDQYQVYRADWLEDWAEGRHQTRNVRGEIKPLSPANCWQAELWRALLLDVGEQGMAQSRAGVHQRYIERINNLEVAPKGLPARVIVFGISSLPAQVLEALAGLSRFSQVLLCVHNPCRHHWADIVADKDLLRHQYKRQARKTGMPAVLDPQTLHQHAHPLLAAWGKQGRDYINLLDSYDDPNSYRAVFRDGRIDLFTDGTPTTLLSQLQDDILELRPLNETREHWPVVDTERDGSIRFHVAHGAQREVEILHDQLLAHFSADPTLRPRDIIVMVPDIDSYAPHIRAVFGQLDRSDPRFIPFTLTDQGQRGRDPLLIAVEHLLKLPDSRFPVSEILDLLDVPALRERFGIDEADLPTLHRWIEGAGIRWGMSAEHRAGLGLPAELEQNSWRFGLRRMLLGYAVGSSQAYDGIEPYDEIGGLDAALIGPLVALLDALEVAHQELTQPASPQQWGSRLHDLMQLFFQASNEHDDYLLAQLEDLRETWLETCESVGLHDELPLTVVREAWLAGLDQGRLSQRFLAGAVNFCTLMPMRAIPFKLVCLLGMNDGDYPRAQPPLDFDLMGGDYRPGDRSRREDDRYLLLEALLSAREKLYVSWVGRSIRDNSERPASVLIGQLRDHLASGWRLADDSKSLLDALTQEHPLQPFSARYFHQGDELFSYASEWRMLHDTSDHTDKIQVLAPYVQEEPLGLGQLQDFLRNPVRHFFSQRLKVFFEAIEAPLADDEPFVLDALQRYTLSDSLLEAALVRLDQPDLALAAHAQRLQNSGLLPMAGFGECMQRELIEPLPDLLQRYQQLLALWPTPLTSAVPVSLHLQGVSVEGWLSGLHQRADGAVLAITAIPNNIGSTKTRKWHRLIRPWVNHLVACANGLSLTTALVASDDSLLLAPFEEPVARRLLGDMLQAWQTGMRQPLPIAVKTAFAWLGQSDPLKAEAAARKAYEGDGQTFEGERRENPALARQFPDFTALMADETFPDWCDALYRPLLEAPWRSSAGEEARS, from the coding sequence ATGCCGGACGCAACGTCCCTTAGCCCAGCTTTCATGGTGGTTCACGGGAATCGCCTTGATGAGTTGCGCAGCCTGGTGATCAGCTTGATGCGGCGCTACCCGCTGGCTCCCCTTGAAAATGAAATCGCCCTGGTACAAAGCAACGGCATTGCCCAATGGCTCAAGCTCGCACTGGCTGAAGACCCGGAAGATGATGATTCCGGCGGCTGCGGTATTGCGGCGGCCATTGATGTGCAATTGCCGGGCAGCTTCATGTGGCAGCTGTATCGAACAGTCCTGGGACGTGACGAGATTCCGGCCAAGTCCCTATTGGACAAGGCTCCGCTGACCTGGCGCCTGATGCGCCTGTTGCCGCAGTTGATCGAGCAGCCTCATTTCGAACCTTTGCGACGATTCCTTACCCACGACACCGACCTGCGCAAGCGCTATCAACTGTCCGAGCGCCTTGCCGATCTGTTCGACCAGTACCAAGTGTACCGGGCCGACTGGCTCGAGGATTGGGCTGAAGGTCGACACCAGACACGAAATGTCCGAGGCGAAATCAAGCCGCTCTCGCCGGCGAATTGCTGGCAAGCGGAACTGTGGCGTGCCTTGTTGCTGGATGTGGGTGAACAAGGCATGGCGCAAAGCCGTGCCGGCGTCCACCAGCGCTACATCGAGCGTATCAACAACCTGGAAGTCGCTCCGAAAGGCTTGCCGGCGCGGGTCATCGTATTCGGTATTTCTTCGTTGCCTGCCCAAGTCCTCGAGGCGCTTGCCGGTCTTTCCCGGTTCAGCCAGGTTCTGCTCTGCGTGCATAACCCGTGTCGTCATCATTGGGCGGATATCGTCGCCGACAAGGATCTGCTGCGCCACCAATACAAGCGTCAGGCTCGCAAGACCGGCATGCCCGCCGTCCTCGATCCGCAAACCCTGCATCAACATGCCCATCCGTTATTGGCTGCCTGGGGCAAGCAGGGGCGCGACTATATCAACCTGCTCGACAGCTACGACGACCCCAACAGCTACCGCGCGGTATTTCGCGATGGGCGAATCGACCTGTTTACGGATGGGACCCCTACGACCCTGCTCAGTCAGTTGCAGGATGACATCCTGGAGCTACGCCCCCTGAACGAAACCCGGGAGCACTGGCCTGTCGTCGATACGGAGCGAGATGGCTCGATCCGCTTTCATGTGGCCCACGGCGCCCAGCGTGAAGTCGAGATTCTCCATGACCAGTTGCTGGCCCACTTCAGTGCGGATCCGACCCTGCGCCCACGGGATATCATCGTCATGGTCCCGGACATCGACAGTTATGCGCCGCACATTCGCGCGGTGTTCGGTCAGCTCGACCGGAGCGACCCTCGTTTCATTCCATTCACGCTGACTGACCAGGGCCAGCGTGGACGTGATCCATTGCTGATTGCCGTCGAGCATTTGCTCAAGCTGCCGGACAGTCGTTTCCCGGTCAGCGAAATCCTCGATCTGCTGGATGTCCCGGCGTTGCGCGAACGGTTTGGCATCGATGAGGCCGACCTGCCGACATTGCACCGCTGGATCGAAGGGGCGGGGATCCGCTGGGGGATGAGCGCCGAACACCGTGCCGGGCTGGGGCTGCCTGCGGAGCTTGAGCAGAACAGCTGGCGTTTCGGCTTGCGTCGCATGTTGCTGGGGTACGCTGTCGGCAGTTCGCAGGCCTATGACGGCATCGAGCCCTATGACGAGATCGGCGGCCTGGATGCGGCATTGATCGGTCCGCTGGTTGCGTTGCTGGATGCCCTGGAAGTCGCTCATCAGGAACTCACCCAGCCGGCATCGCCGCAGCAATGGGGTTCGCGCCTGCACGACCTGATGCAGCTGTTTTTCCAGGCGAGCAACGAACATGACGACTATTTGCTGGCCCAACTCGAAGACTTGCGTGAAACCTGGCTGGAAACCTGTGAGTCGGTGGGGCTACACGATGAATTGCCGCTGACGGTGGTACGTGAAGCATGGCTGGCCGGGCTGGATCAGGGGCGACTGTCCCAACGCTTCCTGGCCGGAGCCGTCAACTTCTGTACCTTGATGCCAATGCGCGCGATCCCCTTCAAGCTGGTGTGCCTGCTGGGAATGAATGACGGTGATTACCCGCGAGCCCAGCCACCCTTGGACTTCGATCTGATGGGCGGCGATTATCGTCCGGGCGATCGTTCCCGCCGTGAGGATGACCGCTACCTGTTGTTGGAAGCGCTGCTTTCGGCCCGGGAAAAGCTGTACGTCAGTTGGGTGGGGCGCAGCATCCGCGACAACAGTGAGCGACCGGCATCGGTATTGATCGGCCAACTGCGTGATCATCTCGCCAGTGGCTGGCGGTTGGCCGATGACAGCAAGAGTCTTCTCGATGCCCTGACCCAGGAGCATCCGCTGCAACCGTTCAGTGCGCGTTATTTCCATCAGGGTGACGAGCTGTTCAGTTACGCCAGCGAATGGCGAATGCTCCACGACACCTCCGATCACACTGACAAAATCCAGGTGCTGGCACCTTACGTCCAGGAAGAACCCTTGGGCCTCGGTCAGTTGCAGGACTTCCTGCGCAATCCCGTCCGCCATTTTTTCAGCCAGCGGCTGAAAGTATTCTTCGAAGCCATCGAGGCGCCTCTGGCCGATGACGAACCTTTCGTGCTCGATGCGCTGCAACGCTACACCCTGAGTGACAGCCTGCTCGAGGCTGCGCTGGTACGCCTGGACCAGCCAGATCTGGCCCTGGCCGCCCACGCCCAGAGACTCCAGAACAGCGGCCTGTTACCGATGGCCGGGTTCGGAGAGTGCATGCAGCGTGAGTTGATCGAGCCCTTGCCGGATCTGCTCCAGCGTTACCAACAGCTTCTGGCGTTATGGCCCACACCGCTGACCAGTGCCGTGCCTGTCAGCCTGCACTTGCAGGGCGTGAGTGTCGAAGGATGGCTCAGTGGCCTGCACCAGCGCGCCGATGGTGCGGTCCTCGCCATCACGGCCATACCCAATAACATCGGCTCCACCAAGACCCGCAAGTGGCATCGCCTGATACGGCCCTGGGTCAACCATCTCGTGGCCTGCGCTAACGGCTTGTCGTTGACGACAGCGCTGGTGGCCAGTGATGACAGCTTGCTGTTGGCACCTTTCGAAGAGCCTGTCGCACGAAGGTTGTTGGGCGACATGCTGCAGGCTTGGCAGACCGGTATGCGCCAGCCGCTGCCGATCGCGGTGAAGACGGCTTTCGCCTGGCTGGGCCAGAGTGATCCACTCAAGGCCGAAGCCGCGGCGCGCAAAGCCTATGAGGGCGATGGACAGACGTTTGAAGGCGAACGGCGGGAGAACCCGGCCTTGGCTCGACAGTTTCCGGATTTCACGGCCTTGATGGCTGATGAAACATTCCCCGACTGGTGCGATGCGCTTTATCGGCCCTTGCTCGAAGCCCCATGGCGTTCATCGGCCGGCGAGGAGGCCCGTTCATGA
- a CDS encoding CoA-acylating methylmalonate-semialdehyde dehydrogenase, which yields MSLIPHLINGERLSDSARTADVFNPSTGQAIHKVPLADRATIQQAIDAAKAAFPAWRNTPAAKRAQVMFRFKQLLEQNEARIAQLISEEHGKTLEDAAGELKRGIENVEFACAAPEILKGEYSRNVGPNIDAWSDFQPLGVVAGITPFNFPAMVPLWMYPLAIVCGNCFILKPSERDPSSTLLIAQLLLEAGLPKGVLSVVHGDKAAVDALIEAPEVKALSFVGSTPIAEYIYAEGTRRGKRVQALGGAKNHAVLMPDADLDNAVSALMGAAYGSCGERCMAISVAVCVGDQVADALVSKLVPQIKALKIGAGTSCGLDMGPLVTGQHRDKVSGYIEEGVTAGASLIVDGRGLSVAGHEEGFFLGGCLFDRVTPEMRIYKEEIFGPVLCIVRVNSLEEAMQLINDHEYGNGTCIFTRDGEAARLFCDEIEVGMVGVNVPLPVPVAYHSFGGWKRSLFGDLHAYGPDGVRFYTRRKAITQRWPQRASHEASQFAFPSL from the coding sequence ATGAGCCTCATCCCGCATTTGATCAATGGCGAACGGCTGAGCGACAGTGCTCGCACCGCCGATGTGTTCAACCCGTCCACTGGCCAGGCCATCCATAAGGTGCCGTTGGCTGATCGCGCGACCATCCAGCAGGCTATCGACGCCGCCAAGGCGGCTTTCCCGGCCTGGCGCAATACGCCGGCGGCCAAGCGTGCGCAGGTCATGTTCCGTTTCAAGCAATTGCTGGAGCAAAACGAGGCGCGCATCGCCCAGTTGATCAGCGAAGAACACGGCAAGACCTTGGAAGACGCGGCCGGTGAACTCAAGCGCGGTATCGAGAACGTCGAGTTTGCCTGTGCAGCGCCAGAAATCCTGAAAGGCGAATACAGCCGTAACGTAGGACCGAACATCGACGCCTGGTCAGACTTTCAACCCTTGGGCGTGGTGGCGGGCATCACACCGTTCAACTTCCCGGCGATGGTTCCGTTGTGGATGTATCCGCTGGCGATCGTCTGCGGTAACTGCTTCATTCTCAAACCGTCCGAGCGCGACCCGAGTTCGACGTTGCTGATCGCCCAGTTGCTGTTGGAAGCCGGTTTGCCCAAGGGCGTCTTGAGCGTGGTCCATGGCGACAAGGCCGCGGTGGACGCGCTGATCGAAGCGCCGGAAGTGAAGGCGCTGAGTTTTGTCGGTTCGACGCCGATTGCCGAATACATCTATGCCGAGGGCACTCGACGTGGCAAACGCGTCCAGGCACTGGGCGGGGCGAAGAACCATGCGGTGCTGATGCCGGATGCCGACTTGGACAATGCCGTCAGCGCGCTGATGGGCGCGGCGTACGGTTCGTGCGGCGAGCGTTGCATGGCGATTTCGGTGGCGGTGTGTGTCGGCGACCAGGTGGCGGATGCACTGGTGTCCAAGCTGGTGCCGCAGATCAAGGCGCTGAAGATCGGCGCCGGCACGTCTTGCGGGCTGGACATGGGGCCGTTGGTGACCGGTCAGCACCGGGACAAGGTCAGTGGCTATATAGAAGAAGGTGTGACGGCGGGTGCCTCGCTGATTGTCGATGGTCGCGGCTTGAGTGTGGCTGGGCATGAGGAGGGCTTCTTCCTCGGTGGCTGCCTGTTCGATCGTGTGACCCCCGAGATGCGCATCTATAAGGAAGAGATCTTTGGGCCGGTGCTGTGTATCGTCCGGGTCAACAGCCTGGAAGAGGCGATGCAACTGATCAATGATCACGAGTATGGCAACGGTACCTGCATCTTCACCCGCGATGGCGAAGCGGCGCGGTTGTTCTGCGACGAGATCGAAGTCGGCATGGTGGGCGTCAACGTTCCATTGCCCGTGCCTGTGGCCTATCACAGCTTTGGCGGTTGGAAGCGTTCGCTGTTCGGCGACCTGCACGCCTATGGCCCGGACGGCGTACGTTTCTATACCCGTCGCAAGGCGATTACCCAGCGCTGGCCGCAGCGTGCTAGCCATGAGGCTTCACAGTTCGCGTTCCCCAGCTTGTAG
- the recD gene encoding exodeoxyribonuclease V subunit alpha — protein sequence MSRSFADLLPKASDDESPVDLAPLSRAQDLLLLLTRWVERGWLRALDKAFVAFLHELAPDDDPLVLLAAALTSHQLGHGHVCLDVFETLKEPDFALSLPPEGDLQPGVMLLPSQILQTLDGTHWCKALAASRLVALAADESEEAQQRPLVLSGKRLYLRRYWGYERRIDEALRQRLIDHEAAPGDLRERLDGLFGPADANAPIDWQKLACALATRGAFSIVTGGPGTGKTTTVVRLLALLQAPAVEAGKPLRIRLAAPTGKAAARLTESISQQVRTLDVDEAVRERIPCDVTTVHRLLGSRPGTRHFRHHAGNRLPLDVLVVDEASMIDLEMMANLLDALPAHARLVLLGDKDQLASVEAGAVLGDLCRDAEDGWYSPRTRAWLESVSGENLAASDLRQDLDGTHPLAQQVVMLRHSRRFGEGSGIGQLARWVNQQQPEKARQLLEQGQYADLSSLKLASEHDTKLEKLLLDGKPEGPQGYRHYLSLLRQRRPAISRPLEDGCWAEWAREVLAAFDEFQLLCAVRKGPWGVEGLNQRITAALLKARLIDSDHQWYEGRPVLMTRNDYGLGLMNGDIGIALKLPERDGPDAGKQVLRVAFPRNDGQGGVRFVLPSRLNDVETVYAMTVHKSQGSEFTHTALILPDALNPVLTKELVYTAITRGKQWFSLIEPRVGIFEEAVRRKVKRLSGLMLELEPAD from the coding sequence ATGAGTCGTTCCTTTGCCGACCTGCTGCCCAAGGCGTCCGACGACGAGAGCCCGGTTGACCTGGCCCCCTTGAGCCGTGCCCAGGACCTGCTGTTGTTACTGACGCGCTGGGTCGAGCGCGGCTGGTTGCGCGCCCTGGACAAGGCATTCGTGGCGTTCCTCCATGAACTGGCGCCGGACGATGATCCCTTGGTCCTGCTCGCCGCTGCGCTGACCAGTCACCAACTGGGCCACGGGCATGTTTGCCTGGATGTGTTCGAGACCCTCAAGGAGCCGGACTTCGCCCTGTCGCTGCCCCCCGAGGGCGACCTTCAGCCAGGCGTGATGCTGTTGCCCTCGCAAATATTGCAGACACTGGACGGCACCCATTGGTGCAAGGCCCTGGCGGCCAGTCGTCTGGTGGCCCTGGCTGCGGATGAGAGCGAAGAGGCGCAGCAACGTCCGTTGGTGCTGTCTGGCAAGCGTCTTTATCTGCGCCGCTACTGGGGTTATGAACGACGGATCGACGAGGCGTTGCGCCAACGGCTGATTGACCATGAAGCGGCGCCTGGTGACCTGCGCGAGCGTTTGGACGGGCTGTTCGGACCGGCCGATGCCAACGCCCCGATCGATTGGCAGAAGCTGGCCTGCGCGCTGGCGACTCGCGGGGCCTTCAGTATCGTGACCGGCGGCCCGGGGACCGGCAAGACCACCACCGTTGTGCGCCTGCTGGCGTTGTTGCAGGCTCCGGCTGTCGAGGCCGGGAAGCCGCTGCGGATTCGCCTGGCTGCGCCCACCGGCAAGGCGGCGGCGCGCCTGACCGAGTCCATCAGCCAGCAGGTCCGGACCCTGGACGTGGATGAGGCTGTGCGCGAACGCATTCCGTGCGACGTCACGACAGTCCATCGTTTGCTGGGCAGCCGTCCCGGCACCCGGCATTTTCGTCACCATGCCGGCAATCGCTTGCCGCTGGATGTGCTGGTGGTCGATGAGGCGTCGATGATCGACCTGGAGATGATGGCCAATCTGCTGGATGCACTGCCGGCCCATGCACGGTTGGTGTTGCTAGGGGACAAGGACCAGCTGGCTTCTGTAGAGGCCGGTGCGGTGCTGGGGGATTTGTGTCGAGACGCCGAGGACGGTTGGTACAGCCCCCGGACCCGAGCCTGGCTTGAGTCGGTCAGTGGTGAGAACCTGGCGGCCAGTGACCTGCGGCAAGACCTCGACGGCACTCATCCCCTGGCGCAGCAAGTGGTGATGCTCAGGCATTCCCGACGCTTCGGCGAAGGCAGTGGGATCGGTCAACTGGCTCGCTGGGTCAACCAGCAACAGCCTGAAAAAGCCCGTCAGTTGCTGGAGCAAGGGCAATATGCCGATCTGTCCTCCCTGAAACTGGCGAGTGAGCACGACACCAAGCTGGAAAAGCTGCTGCTCGACGGCAAGCCAGAAGGGCCCCAGGGGTATCGGCATTACCTGAGCCTGTTGCGGCAGCGTCGCCCGGCCATTTCTCGTCCCTTGGAAGACGGTTGTTGGGCCGAGTGGGCTCGGGAGGTACTGGCGGCCTTCGACGAATTCCAATTGCTTTGCGCGGTGCGTAAAGGCCCGTGGGGCGTTGAAGGGTTGAACCAACGGATCACCGCGGCATTGCTCAAGGCTCGCCTTATCGATAGCGATCACCAGTGGTACGAAGGACGCCCGGTACTGATGACCCGTAATGACTATGGGCTGGGGTTGATGAATGGCGATATCGGCATTGCCCTCAAGCTGCCCGAGCGTGACGGGCCCGATGCCGGCAAACAGGTCCTGCGGGTCGCTTTCCCGCGTAATGACGGCCAGGGCGGTGTGCGTTTCGTCCTGCCCAGCCGACTCAATGACGTGGAAACCGTGTATGCCATGACGGTGCACAAATCCCAGGGTTCGGAATTCACCCATACCGCGTTGATCCTTCCGGATGCGCTCAACCCGGTCTTGACCAAGGAACTGGTATACACCGCCATTACCCGGGGCAAGCAATGGTTCAGTCTGATCGAACCGCGAGTGGGCATTTTCGAGGAGGCGGTCCGGCGCAAGGTCAAGCGCTTGAGCGGGTTGATGCTGGAGTTGGAGCCGGCTGACTGA